ATATATGTGAATTTAGTTGTTATATCATTATgagtatacatttttattatagaCATTAATTACTAAGTACTAACACACATATGCTTAAATGTGTTTCTATATTTATAGAGATGGGTTTGGCGGATAAAATATGCAAGACACGGAGCGACCGTTTTTCAGGTGTGTGCTTTAGCAGTAACAATTGTGCCATCATATGCCAACTATTCGAGCAATTTGAAGGCGGTCAATGCGAATTTGAAGGAGCCTTCCGTCGTTGTTTATGCACCAAAGCCTGTTAAAGACCATCATAATATTATCAAGAACGAGTTGTATTTCGGACTTCTCTCTTTAATAATTGCTATGTGGTTGttggagaatatatatatatatatatacatatcttgaATTAAAGACactctttgttaaatttgtgttttttatctTCTACTTTCGGATTTATTTGTtcttgaaattaattaaaaataatataaaattattataaattaattaaaatattcatttaaacatcaaaataaacttttgttttaattttagtcaatgttatattcaaaataaaagcttatatatattctttcttAGACTAACTCGtcgtttttaaattattataatgtaAAAACTGAGGATCGATTTACCTTCCATGATAAACATATAGAAAATTTGGTGATACCACATTTTACAATATCTTATGCAATTCGTCAAAAACTAATTCAATGGCACATCATATTCCAATAGTCATGTTCATGTAATGGTTCcgcataatatatatttcattttttggtcATCCACATATTACATAGCTAAACGAAATAGATAAGTGTAACACATCTGCattaatcaaaattagaaaCATAATTAGGCTAACCACTACCATGCCAAGTGAACTGGCTAAGACTTCACCAAGCTGACGTAAATTTGTGCCTCAAAAGAGATTCCAACCcgagaaattaacaaaaatttgtCTATCTCCACTATATCCAAGTGTCTTGTAACCATATTTTGAACAGAAGTTGGATGTCTCTCTTAAATATTGTGCTCCACATTGGTCGAATTTTTTTTGCCGGACTAGTGGGCTGTAAAATGACAGATAAGTAAATGAGAACCTTAATGGAGATCGAAATGATACAGTTGGGATGTACATTATGGAAGATTTGTACCATTATGTGGCCTCCAGTCAGGGATTGAAAGCAAGCCCTACCTCAGAATTTACAATctaaatttatatgtatatcatatttgatgttaattttgtatttaaaagaaaagaaagaaaaaaaaacaaaaaaagagtaaaaatctggttaaataaatatttaaaagaaacactatttcaaagcacaaaaaaatagaaaaatctactttaattagaataatatcataagataatatataataatattttcatgtgaattatgtttattaaaaaactGAAATACATTTTGGGAATATAAGGCATATTTGATaagaagacaaaataaatattggaATGCTTTCTATCTTACATCTTTAGCTTAAGATaatttgcttttaaaaaaatatgtttcttagatATAATGACATACTTCAATCAAATGAAATATAATGATGTATCAAAAGTTCTACATATCAAAAAGAGGTATATATATCATAGATTAATTTTAAAGAGTTGGTtatcaacaaatttaaaatattatggaaGATAATGAGTCCTTGTTGCCTATATATAGTGCCACCAACAACACTTATTCTGCCTACACAACACTAAATTATTTCTAACAATCTCACTAGAATATTCAtactctctgtctctctctctctccacaaatAAAGCTCTCTAACCATGTTCTTTCAGCCCTTCTCTTAATCTCTTTTATCCTTATTGATGCCACTACAAGTTCAATACTCATGTCATGTTATAGTATCtatcatacatacatatatgtgaATTTAGTTGTTATATCATAACGAGTATACATTTATATTATAGACATTAATTAATAAGTACTAACACACATATGCTCAAATgcgtttttatatatatagagatgtgtTTGACGGATAAAATATGTAAGACACGGAACAACCGTTTCTTAGGTGTGTGCCTCAGCAGTAACAATTGTGCCATCATCTGCCAACTAATCGAGCAATTTGAAGGCGGTCAATGCGAATTCGACGGAGCCTTCCGTCGTTGTTTATGCACCAAAGCCTGTTAAAGACCATCATAATATTATCAAAAACAGTTGTATTTTGGACTTCTCTCCTTAATAAATGATATGTGGTTGttggagaatatatatatatatatatatatatatatatatatatatatatattatatcttgaATTACAAACactctttgttaaatttgtgttttttatctTCTACTTTCGGATTTCTTTGTtcttaaaactaattaaagttaatataaaattactataaattaattaaaatagtcatttaaacattaaaataaacttttgttttaattttagtcaatgttatattcaaaataaaagctTATATAGAAGCTTTCTTAGACTAACTCGTCGtgtttaaattattacaaaGTAAAAACTGAGGATTGATTTACCTTCCATGATAaacatttagaaaatttggTGATACCACATTTTACAACATCTTATGCTATTCGTCAAAAACTAATTCATTGACACGTCATATTTCAATAGTCATGTAATGGTTCcgcataatatatatttcattttttggtcATCCACATATTACATAACTAAAAGCAATAGATAAGTGTAACACATCTGCattaatcaaaattagaaaTACAATTAGGCTAACCACTTCCGTGTCAAGTGAACTGGCTAAGACTTCACCAAGCTGATGTAAATTTGTGCCTCAAAAGAGATTCCAACCCGAGAAATCAAGCAAAATTTTGTCTATCTCCACTATATCCAAGTCTCTTGGAACCATATTTAGAACAGAAGTTGGATGTCTCTCTTAAATATTGAGCTCTACATTGGTCGAATATTTTTGCCAGACCTTAATGGAGATTGAAATGATATAGTTGGGATCgatgttttaaaaatcggcCTCCGCAGCCGATTCATCGCCAAAAAAGCGTTCGGTGGCACCCAACCACTGCGATTTCAGTATATTCGGCTAAGAAATCGGATCTATGAgaaattcacttttttttttgttaaaataaagtCAAAAATCGATTATTTATGATTAGATCTATAGGTTTTGGCATTTTGGGTATAAATATACtggaaatcaaataaaaattgagtaaaaaacgaaaaaaatcaaactgGTTTGTGTTTGTTGGCGCaatcaaaggaagaagaagataaaatacCTATTCTACCTCGGTTAAAGATTAACGATTATAATGTAGTTGCTGAGATTCGATCCTAAGACCTAGAACTCGATTTAAAAGACTTAAACCACTGCACTACCAAACTTATCTGGAATTTAAGtccaaatataaaacatatatctactaaaatttgatataatccCTAAAACTAGTTCCCGATTAAACCCTGTGTAATCTCTGATTAATAGATTAATCGCTAGGCCTATTCGCTAGGCCTACCTCGACCGCCCGACTAGCACCTAGAGATTTTTATAACATGGGTTGGGATATACATAATGGAAGATTTTTACCATTACATGGCCTCCTTTCAGGAGTTGCAAGCAAGCCCTAGCTCAGAATTTATTATCTACTCCCTCTTTATTAATATAGAAGATGTTTTAGGAATTTATCTTGTATCACAAAGATTgactttctatattttttttaattaatgttatgACATTGTAGATTTCAAGACtcattaattgagaatttaaaatttggatGAACTACTATGGTTAATAGTTATGAgaatatgtttttataaataaaaatacatttatgactaaacattaattgtttttgtaatctATTTGATAATCTTAAAAAATTATCCTTTGTAATAAAGATggattaaatttttatatgtacaTTAGatttgatgttaattttgtatttaaatgaaaagaaaggaaaaaaaagagaaataaatctggtttaataaatatgtaaaggTACTATTTCAAATCACGAGATAATAGAAGAATCtactttaattaaaataatatcataagataatatctaacaataatttcatgtgaattatgtttattaaaatatagaaatacatTTTAGGAATATATGGCATATGtgataaaaagacaaaataaatattagaatgTTTTCTATCTTACAGCTATTTTTGCTTAAGATAATTTgctttacaaaattatgtttcttaGATATAGTAACATActttaatcaaatcaaatagtTAATGATGTATTAAaagttcttttaaaaaaacacatgtcAAAAAGAGGTATATATACCATAAGTTAAATTTTTAGAGAAGGTtatcaacaaatttaaaatattatgtaagatATTGAGTCCTTGTTGCCTATATATAGTGCCACCAACATCACTTAATTATTTCCAACGATCTCTCTAGAATAtttatactctctctctctccaaaaatattaatgaagCCCTCTAACCGTGTTTTTTCAGCCATTCTCCTGATCTCTTTTATCGTTTTTGCTGCCACTACAGGTTCAATACTCATATCATGTTATAGTATCTAACTTATCATACATACAAATATGTGAATTTAGTTGTTATATCATAATgagtatacatttttattatagaCATTAATTAATAAGTACTAACACACATATGCAAAtgtgtatttatatttatagagatGGGTTTGCGGATAGAATATGCAAAACACAGAGCAACAATTTCTCATGTGTGTGCTTAAGCAAAAACAATTATGCCATCATCTGCCAAGTAGTCGAACAATTTGAAGACGGTCAATGCGAATCGACGGAGTCTTGCCTCATTGTTTCTGCACCAAAGCCTGTTAAAGATCATCATAATATTATCAAGAACCAATTATATTTAGAACTTCTCACTTTAATAATTGCTATGTGGCTGTTGGAGTATGTATATCTTGAATTTACttcttaggttttgtttttttttattttgagtaaaaagaaaaaaaaattacaagcaaattaaaatacacgaTCATTTTCGATTTTGTACGGTAATCAGttgaatttttcttgtttaggtCAAAGAGTAAAATCAAACAGTTTCCACTTTTCGtaacccgaaaaaaaaaaacctctctcTCGTCGTCTCTCCTCGCCGAAACCCTAGTTCCCATTCTCCGTCGTCATCGTTGCCCAAAGCCACCGCCGACGATCTTATCTCCGTTCTCTGACCATCCTACGCCGCGTCGTCCCTTAACCAGATCATATCTCGAGATATCAATTCGTGTCTCAGATTCCTCGTC
The sequence above is drawn from the Camelina sativa cultivar DH55 chromosome 4, Cs, whole genome shotgun sequence genome and encodes:
- the LOC109132631 gene encoding defensin-like protein 8 gives rise to the protein MKLSNRVLSALLLISFILIAATTEMGLADKICKTRSDRFSGVCFSSNNCAIICQLFEQFEGGQCEFEGAFRRCLCTKAC
- the LOC109132416 gene encoding defensin-like protein 8 encodes the protein MTYFNQMKYNDVSKLSNHVLSALLLISFILIDATTKMCLTDKICKTRNNRFLGVCLSSNNCAIICQLIEQFEGGQCEFDGAFRRCLCTKAC